In Embleya scabrispora, the DNA window CCCACGGGGAGATCCTGAGCCTGGCCCCGTTCGGCTGGGGCAACGGGTTGATCGCCCGCGCCGCGCAGCGGATCGTGCTGATCACCCGGGGCCTGGACCCGAAGGGCGCGGCGGTGCCGGAGGTCGGCCACCTGGAACTGGGCGTGGATGCCTACGCCGAGGCGCTGCGGGCGTACGAGAGCGGTACCGCCGAGGGCGTGGCGACCTGGATCCGGCATTGCGCGGAGGCGATGACGTTGGGCGCGCGCGAGAGCGTCGCGGTGTGCGAAGCGGTGATGCGCGGGATCTGACGCCCGGCGGAGCGGGGTCGGCTCGGGGCGGGGGCGTCTCGGATGGGCCCGGCCCGGCCCGGCTCGGTGCGGTTCGTTGCGGCGGGTTGTTTCGGGTTGTTTCGGACTGTCTCGGGTCCGGACGTACGAGACGGCGGCGCCCGCGAGGACGCCGCCGCTGTGTCACTTCCGCCGGGGTATCAGGCGCGTACCCGTTATGACGATCGGCCCCTGCATGCGCATCCACGGGGGGAAGAACATGCAGGTCGTCCGACGCGTTCGGCCCCTACGAGGGTCGGTCGCACGTGGGTTCCCGGCGGTCGTGCTCGATCCGTCCCGGCCACCCGGGTGAGCGGGGGCCGTACGGGCCGTTGGTCCCTTTTCTAGTGGGTTGCCGAGAGGAGGGGAACCCCTGACCCAAGATCTTTACTTTCGGCCTTTGTCGGATTTGCTCCGCTGTCGGCGATCGTCCGGCGTCACCGCGGCCTTGCCGCGTGGTCAGCGGCGCTTCCTGGCGAGGTACCAGACGAAGCCGGCCGCGGTGGCGCCCGCGCCGATCGCGGTCGCGGCGAGCACGGGGCGCGAGGGCACCGAGAGGCTGGGCACCCGCTGGCGCAGCGCCACGGGGCGGCTGAAGACCAGTACGGGCCACCCGCGGGCGGTCGCCTCGCGACGCAGGCCGCGGTCCGGGTTGACCGCGTACGGGTGGCCGACCTCCAGGAGCATCGGCAGGTCGGTGACCGAGTCGCTGTACGCGTAGCAGGAGGTGAGGTCGTAGCCCTCGGTGCGGGCCAACTCCTTGACCGCCGCGGCCTTGTTGGGCCCGTACGCGTAGAAGTCGATCTCGCCGGAGTAGCGGCCGTCCTCGACCACCATCCGGGTGGCCACCACGCGGTCCGCGCCGAGCATGTCGCCGATGGGCTCGACCACTTCGGCCCCGGACGAGCTGACGATGACCAC includes these proteins:
- a CDS encoding HAD family hydrolase, with protein sequence METQAPKRTAAFFDLDKTIIARSSALAFSRSFYHGGLINRRSVLKSAYAQFVFLVGGADHDQMERMREYLSALCRGWDVQQVREIVAETLHDMIDPIIYDEAASLIEEHHAAGRDVVIVSSSGAEVVEPIGDMLGADRVVATRMVVEDGRYSGEIDFYAYGPNKAAAVKELARTEGYDLTSCYAYSDSVTDLPMLLEVGHPYAVNPDRGLRREATARGWPVLVFSRPVALRQRVPSLSVPSRPVLAATAIGAGATAAGFVWYLARKRR